CGTCGTTATCGCCAGATGCAGTTGCGACATATTATAAGTGAGCTTCATTATATTGCTGACGGAAATTATGATCACCGTATTCCGTTTGAACTAAGTGGCGATTTAGCAAAAGTTGTCACTAGTATTAACGGTTTGGTTGACAGTACCGTAGCAGCGATTGAAGACGAGCGTAAAATTGAAAAATCAAAAGACGAGTTGATTACTAATGTTAGTCATGATATTCGAACACCTTTAACTTCTATTATAGGTTATTTAGGATTGATCGAAGATCGACAGTTTCATAATGAAGAGGATTTGCTGAAATATACACACACCGCTTATGTGAAAGCGAAACAAATGAAATTACTGGTTGATGACCTTTTTGAATATACAAAAGTTCGCCAACCTTCTGTTCCTATTAATAGTATTAATTTTGATATGGCACAACTAATTGAGCAACTAGCCGCCGACTTTGAGTTAGAAGCTGATAAAAATGATATGACGATTCAAGTCAATGCTAATCCAACCTCAATCAAAATGGATGGGGATACTGAAAAATTAGTGCGTGTTTTCAACAATCTTTTATCAAATGCGCTTAAATATGGTAAAGGTGGCAAGAATATCGTCATTGATGTAGAGAAAGTTGGAACGGAAGCTGTCATTGCTGTAAGGAATGATGGGCCGCCGATTCCGAAGAAATCATTAGATCAATTGTTTGATCGATTCTATCGTGTAGAAGAGTCACGTTCGCAAGAAACTGGCGGTACAGGCCTTGGTCTAGCTATTGCACAAAGTATTATAGCCTTACACGGCGGTTACATCTATGCGACTTCAGATAATCATTGGACGTCTTTTATCATCCATCTGCCTTTAAAAAGAAACTGATTTATCAAATAAGAGACAGGGACTTCGCTGAATAAGCAAGTTTCCTATCTCTTATTTTTTATTTAATCGACACCTTTTAATGACTCCACCATATCAAGTTTTTGTATCCTTCTTCCAATAAAGAACGTCGTTGTTAATGAACACCCCCAAACAACAAGTGATGCTAGTGCCAAATTTAATGTGCCTATATAGGAAGTATATTCTAAATGTATTGTTGAAAATGTGTTAACATATTGATCCAAAAAACATAGTCCTAATGGAATTCCGATAAGCCAACCGATCGTTGTAGTAAACAGATTCTCAATCATCGTAATTTTTCTTAGCTCTTTTTTATGGAAGCCAAGCACTCTTAACGTTGCATAATCTCTTGCTCTCTCAACAAAATTCAATGTTCCTAAATTATATAAAACGACTACAACTAACAATATCGCAAACGCTATAATCATCATAAAAATACTTGCCAAACTCTCAACAAACGCATAGGCGTTTTCTTTTTGATCAGCTATGTTAATAATTGTTTCGACATTCGGACTGTTTTTAATATCTGAGAGTGATGGTACAGTTCCTACTAACAAAGTATGTGGAGTAAATTTACCACCAGCTTTTTCCCAAGTTTTTTGCATAACATAAGCGCCTTGGTTGGTTTCACTGGTGATAATCCCTTTGATT
The DNA window shown above is from Enterococcus sp. 4G2_DIV0659 and carries:
- a CDS encoding sensor histidine kinase; the protein is MLVRQKKIEKQKRITLTSKEISELLAEGIVTIILLLLLNVSITVLLSGSETLKGVIWATKGAFAKELNTDLFWSLSKFVIPIFFIVDVGVLYWRLIRRYRQMQLRHIISELHYIADGNYDHRIPFELSGDLAKVVTSINGLVDSTVAAIEDERKIEKSKDELITNVSHDIRTPLTSIIGYLGLIEDRQFHNEEDLLKYTHTAYVKAKQMKLLVDDLFEYTKVRQPSVPINSINFDMAQLIEQLAADFELEADKNDMTIQVNANPTSIKMDGDTEKLVRVFNNLLSNALKYGKGGKNIVIDVEKVGTEAVIAVRNDGPPIPKKSLDQLFDRFYRVEESRSQETGGTGLGLAIAQSIIALHGGYIYATSDNHWTSFIIHLPLKRN